A segment of the Calonectris borealis chromosome 10, bCalBor7.hap1.2, whole genome shotgun sequence genome:
TCGCAGCAGCGACGCTGGGGTTCGTGCCTTGCAGGCACTGGCGAGCCACAGAGACGGTGCAGGGCCTCTGCTGCCAGTTGTGGTTCACGCCGAGtgccaggggcagctgctgcccagtttCACCAGTACGgctcagagctggtttgtgcagACGTCGGTAGGCAGATTTGAGGGCCTGGCGTGTGCTGAACTTGTGTTCACCTCACGCGCAGCACTGCTTGCCCACTGGGCCAGTTCCAGGCGGGAGCGAGGTcccaggcagcgctggctgccctcTCCTAGTGCTGGCAGGCGGGCGGAGATGCTGATTCGGCAGGCTTTTTGGCTTGTGCTCGATTTCCCGTCTGCAGACCGAGAGCTGGGATGGGACGAATGTGACTGTTGCTGGTGCTTACAGGGAAGGGCACGAGGGCCTTGCGGAGgagcccttctcagcagggctgtttccccggctggcctggctgcagcttcttcccctcctctttgagGGGAGGCATTTAGCATCACCTTGCAGTTGGCCAAAAATGCACTGCGTGCATTGCAAACCAGAAGGTCGCGTGCAGTTTCCTGGTCTCCCAGCAGGTCAGGCGAGGCTGTTGTTTGGAGTGGTGACCAGGCGCAGCCCCAAAAGCCCAGGCGTTTTTTCTAAACCTTACCAAGTCTTTGGGAAGTATTGCCTCCTGAAGATGCCGTCTCCCTGATGGGGAACGGTTCGATCTGATCCAACTGTCCCGCTTGCTTTCTCAAGAGATGGACCAAGAGGCTGTGCAGACAGAGGCGTTTCCGGAAGGAAGCAGTGGCTCACTGCCAGTCTCTGCCGAAGAAACGGAGGCGATGCAAGCCACCGGCACGGCAGGTAAGTGCTGTCCCGTGGTCAGGCGGTGTCACCCAGCAGGATCAGTGTGTGTCAGCAGGCTCTTCCCCCAGTGCCCGCTCTTGCATGTCATgtcagcagccaaagctgaaagTGTTTTGGGTTCGAGGCATCTGGACCACGTTCCGCAGATGAGGGGAAATGTGACTCTGGCACGAATGCACCTCCCGCTGTAGCTGCATCCCAGAGCTCGCCCTGAGTCCCTCGAGGCCCAAGgcacaagagcagcacagagcgggATCCCTCCCGTCAGCTGAGGTCCAGAGCCATGCCCTGACTCCCCGATCCAGCAGGGGCTTAGAGGGAACCTCCCCGTCCTCCTGcatcctctgtgcctgagccgtgctGAGGCTTCTCCTGTCCTCTCTTCTTTTGGCAGTGCTCTCAAATTCCGGAGAAGACCACGGCAATGTGCATGATTTTTTTCGAGCGGACTCAGGTACTGAGCAGTCTTGCTGGGGTCCCTAAGTGGGAGACACGTCCCGAAGCCTGGGAGCACCTGCAAGCGGTGCCcgtgctgcagaaaaggcagaaggggagagcaaggctcAGGTGTCTCCTGAGAGGGCCCCACTCCGTCCCCTCGGGGTGTGGGAGCtggccgggggggagggagagttgGGGGTGGCACTCCCTGCCGCAGGGGTGGTTTTTGTCTGTGTCCCTCGAGGGAGCGACGGGTCCAGCAGCTGCGCTCCCCACCGTGCTCCCCTTCTGGCTGCCTGACTTTTGTTCGGTGGGACAAGCTGTCCCAAAGGGTGGGAGCGTGCCTGCAGGCACCAGCGCTGGGGGGAAACAGAGAACTTCCTGGCCATGTCAGACGTGCTGCAAGCTTACCAGAGGTGCACAGGACGGACTAACGTCCCGAATTGCTCCTCCAGATGCAACTGCTCCTCCGGTCGGCGAGACAACCACAAGGGACTGCTATCCCCAGAGGCCCGCAAGCGGTTTTGGTCTCGAATATATGCGAAAGAACTGCGTGTTAGGCACAGCAGCAGCCGTGATCTCCATGGCACTTACGATACTGTCGTGCTGTGTCGTCATCTATCGgcggaggaagagaaaacagtgagtcTTTGATTTCCCCCCCACTGCTTCCTTCGATGGCTGCTCGTAGCCACGAAGCATTTCTAGTCAGGCTGCTGTGGAGTGGCGAGTTAGTGGCTGgccagaaaactctgctgaggtttctgctgctgtcagatgcTTTGATTGGCCTCTTAATTCCTGGGCCTGCTTCTCGGGAGCCCGCTCTGACTGGAGCCAGCGTTAGCTCAAACTGGCCCTGCCTGGACAAGTGACGGGCACAGGCAAAGCCAGGTCAGGACGAGGAAGAGCGGGGAATGAGGTTGCCCGGAAAGCCAGACGCGCACTAGCGCCCGCTCCTGAGCAGTGAGCCTGCCCGCAGGAGTCCCCCTGCTCGGCGCTgccagggggtgcagggtgcccctGGCCACGgtgtgccagcagctcagcccgtgGTGGTGAGCCTTGCCAGCtccgggctgtgctgggaggagagtccctgtcccccacctgcagccgagggcctcagcagcctcctctctccacaggcgcCTCTCTGCAGCCGAGGGAGCCCAGCAGGAAACCGGCGGCTACCCCTCGCGCCCGGACAGCCGGACCAGCCGCCCCCGCACCCCTGAGAGCGGCACCCAACGCCAGGAGCTGCCGTTCGTGCCTGAAAAAACCGGCGCACCTGACCTCCCCATGGCCCCCGCACCCCCTGAGCTCGTCCCCGGCCGCCCAGCAACACTGGAACCAGTCCAGTCCCCTCCAGGCCCAGCCGAATCAGCCcctgcccccacctgccctgcagcgcTGGCACCAGCCCAGTCCCCTCCAGGTGCGGCCCCAAGCGAAACGGCCCCACGCCCCCCGAGCCGGCTGGCCAGGCCCTCCGGCAAGGGCTGGAGGTggccccgctggggcaggggttgAGGTTGCGCCGACAGAACCCCCACCGACAGCTTCGGGGTCAGCCCTTTCTCAAAATAAAGAGGGACAGAGCTGCGGCACAAGCGTCCGGGTGGTACCTACAGCACACCCCAAAGGGCACCAGCGCTGGCTCAGCTCTGCGCCCGGGCGCAGCCGGGGGTGCCCACGGTGTCGGCCCGCAGGAGCCGGGCACGGGGCTCCTCCGAccagcggcggggccccgcggggctgggggcgcccACGGCCATGGCCAGCAACAGGCAGCGACACCATCCTGACGGACACACGGTGCGGGCGGCAGTGACGGGAGCCCGACCCGGCCCGTCGCACGGACTGGTGAGGGATCATTTGCTGCAGCGGGATGCTCTGGCCATGGACCTCCTCACATGGGATacccaggaaaagagggaagccaCCAAGAGCATCTCCAGGGACACAAGCCTGACAAGCAAATGTACTGGAGGCCAAACAAAGGTCCTCGCTAATTAATGGGCCCTTGATGGGCCCTAACTGATGGGCCATCACCAGTTGAGGTGCTGCAAAGTATCTCCCCATCTGGGTGCTGAGCCTCCTGTCAAGAGGCTCCCTGAGCGAGGCTTTTACTGCCTTGGGAGTAGCAAAGTGGTGGCCACCCCACTGCTTGAACAGCCTGTTGAAAGGCTGGCTGAAGCACTCCTAAGAGTCCAGCTGTGCTGCTAAGGCTGTGGCCGCCGTTCGGAGGACACCGAAGCAAACCACACTTTTACAACCAAGGCCGCTCCTTAGTGCAGATAAGGCAGTTTTGGGGGGTACAACAGTAAGCACATGGCGTTTTAGACCAAACGTTAGTTCTGTCGTTAGTTCTGAGGCCTTGGCTTAGATCGCAGCTGCTATTGCCAGCAAGGTGTAGAAGTGTTGAGAGGGAGAGGATTTTAACGCTTCTCCCCGGGAAGCGCGGATGGTGGGTTTTCCCTCCAGCGCTTTAGCGAGGGCTTCCTCTGTGTGCGACAGCTCTCCCGGTAAGAAAGCCCCGAGGGGCCCTATGTTGGTCCATccgctcctcgagggctgttgcacatggcctggaaggagtttggagagctgcaaggagccaGCCAAGGGGTCACCGGGCCCCTCTGCTGCTCACAAAATTGGTGCTGTAGATCGCAGGGAGAGCACACAGGGCAATTATCACACGCTTGCCTTGTTCTTACGTGCCACCCTGGGCCTCACCCACAGGCAAGGGACCCTAGGCTAGACCGACCTTCGGTTTGACGCAACCCTCCTGTTGAGAGAACAGCAGGACTGGAGTCTGTCTTTCCCCCCATTTGTCACAGGCTCGTTGATAGCATGCAGGTGACCTGACTTCAGACACCTGAGCTActgccacctcctccagccccctcaccgtctttgtggccctgctctggacccgctcaagcaggtccgtgtctttcttatgctgtttACCACTGTACACTCCACGGGATAAAAACCAGGGGAGAACCCCGGCTAAAGGCAATGTAACAGAAAAGACCCGGCCTGCCTCTGTGCAAAGGACgaaagcagaaaggggaaagtGGGGAGCACCCTCAGTCACCACTGAGCATGAGAGGTGACGGAAGACGTGGTTAGACTAAGGGCTCTCTGCGAGTCCGTTAAATGGGCTGCCAACTCCCGTTTTACGGCAATTGGTCGGGTTTCCCTCATGAATTCCTCAGGATTGTCCTCCGGGGTCCGTGAAGATGGAGTGATACCGTAGGACATGGGAGCCAGCGGATCTTAGGGCTGTGAGCCCGGGCAGATGCCCGAATCCATCAGCGCTGAACCTAGACTGCCAATATGCAGGAAACCGGGGTCAGAGCTTGATCCTTGGGGCCGCTGCCCCCGCTGCTCAGGCTCCCAGTCCTGAGCTGATGGCGGCAGTTAGGGATGGCTGCTTTACAACATTCCCCATTGGCACAGGAGCCCAAATATCAAAGGTAGGTAAGGACACTTAACAAAGGACAGCCTCCACTTAGCAAGCAAATAGTTTCTCTTGTAGGTGGTAATGGCAAATCACCTCCCACCCACGCTGGTCGGGGCTAAATTAACTCTATCTAATGGTCGGACAGTCCGGCCTTACTTCTAGGTCCCCGAAATAGGTTAGGTATGGATGCGTTGAAGGGTCAGTCGTGGGTGGACTCGTGGggaaagtgggaaataggggCACCACGTGCTCTGCCCCACAGTTTACCTGGCATCAACGCACCCCTGACTGTGAACCTCTTGCAAACAGGTCATTAGCACGAGGTCCAGGTCCTGCCCCTTTATCCCACAATACCACTCACCTTCTGATGCCATCCAGGCTGTTCCTGAATTGATGAAAgagcggggaaggggaggaacgGGGAAGCATGGTCAAGTCTCCTTCCCGCTACAATTCTCCTGCATGGCCAGCAGAGAAACCTCATGGCAAGCGGTGACTGGTGGTAGATGACAGAGCCCTGAACACCGCTACTGAACTGCTCACTGCGGCTGCTCCCGGTCTGATGGATACAGTCCGCTGCCTCCGCGAACAAGCCTTGCCGTGCATGGCAACAGTAGATGGGAAGGGTATGTTTTTTAGGCTCCCCATGACAGGGACAGACAGGGAGAGATTTGCTTTCACCTGGCAGGGACTGCCATTTACATTGACTGGCTTACCACAGGGTTTTAAACATGGTCCCACCATTGCTCATGCTCCACTGGCTATAGAGCTACAACCATTAACATTACCATGACAAAAGGTGTGAAACCCGGAGTCGCTGCAGCGAGGCTCTGATTGACCCCTTCCTGCTGTGCAGGCTACAGCGCGTCCAGACGTGCATCTAAAACCTCCGGAGTCTCACGGCTAAGGCAGAGggaaatacagaatcatagaatcttagaacggtttgggttggaagggacctttaaaggtcatgtagtccaacccccctgccgtgggcagggacatcttcaactagatcaggttgctcagagccccgtccaacctgaccttgaacatttccagggatggggcatctaccacctctctgggcaacctgtgccagggtttcaccaccctcatcgtaaaaagtgtcttccttgtatctaatctgaatctaccctcttttagtttaaaaccattcccccttgtcctatcgcaacaggcccttgctaaaaagtttgtccccatcgttcttataagccccct
Coding sequences within it:
- the LOC142086040 gene encoding uncharacterized protein LOC142086040, with product MAPVRRFFLVLLLLVALHARAAGAAPWRVRGADEGGGNGFPASRLDVGLEPLGHPGDPLTVDGFPTSWPVPVLEPESNPTVTDGPVGRTLPAPQPDPALQPGWRRRGPSIAQYHAEGGKKSPETSEVLLQILLDVERGYEMDQEAVQTEAFPEGSSGSLPVSAEETEAMQATGTAVLSNSGEDHGNVHDFFRADSAEGAQQETGGYPSRPDSRTSRPRTPESGTQRQELPGTELRHKRPGGTYSTPQRAPALAQLCARAQPGVPTVSARRSRARGSSDQRRGPAGLGAPTAMASNRQRHHPDGHTVRAAVTGARPGPSHGLVRDHLLQRDALAMDLLTWDTQEKREATKSISRDTSLTSKCTGGQTKVLAN